One segment of Pyricularia oryzae 70-15 chromosome 3, whole genome shotgun sequence DNA contains the following:
- a CDS encoding glutamyl-tRNA(Gln) amidotransferase subunit A: protein MEATKHVRRRRYLNYPDAIDRTRWEAVPKKAWVRKGNNPVLKGWILAVCAFFMENLRFLREMAWHNAGFGSLRNVRRIFEDYEPLFEPTVVPLPDKEEEEMTNGSDVPVEFAPQEPPTSPKQKAGRYYSAADYRALFLSGELTPTDVANAILPLIRRDTTPPGRHSVAWFNVRVDFVLRAAEESTRRYQNKQSLGPLDGVPTAIKDEYEMDGYMTTHGSRNDYTGKDVDPETGLNTNWCVRKLEEAGCVVLGKLSMHEFGLDTTGNNPVFGTPLNPHNQGYYTGGSSSGCGYAVAAGLVPFAMGSDGGGSIRIPSSLCGIVGLKPTHGRLSCLPTQNHCNTCAVLGPLAADVRTLATAYSVVGQPHPTSLFPPLPPAPTLLRSPSPASPSAKTLAVPTTWFSRASPSVQTLCRSLMQRLVDQRGYRVVPVDLPMLTEGQIAHAIVVLTDASTLLPDTKGLTPANRILLALGRTTTAVDVLLAHKLRRMLVAHLARLWRDTLGPDALILTPTTACAGWPVRDPAAELRYGLNDGDTTLASMEYVWMANFCGLPAVSVPAGFVVPEGAVGAGRPVADGEDVEGKVPVGLMAMGEWANEDGLLRFAVDAEEVGEGLKARPPIWEDVVELARGVKGDAGREVVV from the exons ATGGAGGCAACAAAGCATGTCCGGCGTCGCCGGTATCTCAACTACCCCGACGCAATTGACAG GACACGATGGGAGGCTGTTCCAAAAAAGGCCTGGGTGCGCAAGGGGAACAATCCAGTCCTCAAGGGATGGATACTAGCGGTCTGCGCATTCTT CATGGAGAACCTGCGCTTCCTGCGCGAGATGGCCTGGCACAACGCCGGTTTCGGCTCACTCCGCAATGTGCGCCGCATCTTTGAGGACTACGAGCCGCTGTTTGAACCCACGGTCGTGCCACTGCCAgacaaggaggaggaggaaatGACCAATGGCAGCGACGTACCAGTCGAATTTGCACCACAGGAGCCACCCACttcaccaaaacaaaaagccgGCCGATATTATTCCGCCGCAGACTACCGCGCCCTGTTCCTGTCGGGCGAGCTGACACCAACCGATGTCGCAAACGCCATCCTGCCTCTGATTAGGCGCGATACCACGCCCCCGGGCCGGCACTCGGTGGCTTGGTTCAACGTCAGGGTGGATTTCGTGCTGCGGGCCGCCGAGGAGTCGACGCGGCGCTACCAAAACAAGCAGTCGCTCGGCCCGCTGGACGGCGTCCCCACGGCCATCAAGGACGAGTACGAGATGGATGGCTACATGACCACGCACGGCTCGCGCAACGACTACACGGGCAAGGACGTGGATCCAGAGACGGGGCTCAACACCAACTGGTGCGTGCGCAAGCTGGAGGAGGCGGGGTGCGTGGTCCTGGGCAAGCTGTCGATGCACGAGTTTGGTCTCGACACCACGGGCAACAACCCCGTCTTTGGCACGCCTCTGAACCCACACAACCAGGGGTACTACACGGGCGGCAGCTCGTCTGGATGTGGCTATGCTGTGGCGGCCGGACTGGTGCCGTTCGCCATGGGCAGCGACGGCGGGGGCAGCATCCGCATCCCGTCGTCGCTGTGCGGCATCGTCGGCCTCAAGCCCACGCACGGCCGCCTGTCATGCCTCCCGACCCAGAACCACTGCAACACGTGCGCCGTGCTCGGCCCGCTGGCCGCCGACGTCCGCACCCTGGCGACGgcgtattccgtcgtcggccAACCCCACCCCACCTCGCTCTTCCCGCCGCTCCCGCCGGCCCCGACCCTGCTGCGCTCTCCGTCGCCGGCCTCCCCGTCGGCCAAGACGCTCGCCGTGCCGACGACGTGGTTCTCGCGCGCCAGCCCGTCGGTCCAGACGCTCTGCCGCAGCCTGATGCAGCGCCTCGTCGACCAGCGCGGCTACCGCGTCGTGCCGGTCGACCTCCCCATGCTGACCGAGGGGCAGATCGCGCACGCCATCGTGGTGCTGACGGACGCGTCGACCCTCCTCCCCGACACCAAGGGCCTGACGCCCGCGAACCGCATCCTGCTCGCGCTCGGccgcaccaccaccgccgtcgACGTGCTGCTGGCGCACAAGCTCCGCCGCATGCTGGTGGCGCACCTCGCGCGCCTGTGGCGCGACACCCTGGGCCCCGACGCGCTGATCCTGACGCCCACCACGGCGTGCGCCGGCTGGCCGGTCAGGGACCCGGCCGCCGAGCTGCGCTACGGGCTCAACGATGGGGACACGACGCTCGCCAGCATGGAGTACGTCTGGATGGCGAATTTCTGCGGCCTGCCGGCTGTGAGCGTGCCGGCTGGGTTTGTGGTGCCCGAGGGGGCGGTCGGGGCCGGCAGGCCCGTCGCGGACGGGGAGGACGTCGAGGGCAAAGTGCCGGTTGGGCTGATGGCCATGGGCGAGTGGGCGAACGAGGATGGGCTGCTGAGGTTTGCGGTCGATGCGGAGGAGGTGGGCGAGGGGTTGAAGGCTCGGCCGCCGATCTGGGAGGACGTGGTCGAGTTGGCGAGGGGTGTCAAGGGGGACGCGGGACGGGAGGTGGTCGTTTAA
- a CDS encoding nonselective cation channel, with amino-acid sequence MTVIRRRQRNQDTFPKHPTRNSCTTGIYSPTPARIAFPVAPVAVGSKRMESSSKGLLAPDAHAHDDDDMSETEACIDRRNRHPIPALAPSSLPVYMTIHRVRRLVAAAVDEPYSLEQLKDHRVNKEIVRPLVDRLYTPSDISVVYCLLANRVQFLREQSSTVHQTVTIARATLCELAATLILRRLHEEHTSEDGLLLLSHVLVEGFDPFQGAPDSIQHDTAARQWRLQEREGHERKLTALELAIISESKTFISSPACQRVVNAVYEGQVIYTPLSVMDILPDHYRHHPISLYDPRKAPILNHYRLIVPRWRNAVEMCQFLILLGLYVLTMVYRNDEGTELFELMFSIYTAGWVLSELAAIAEHGWEVHSQSLWSFLDLTFIFIYGAYVVARIFDIFAGRFPLGQGLHILCVAAPVLLTRLAFTLLPNNIVFISVRAAMSDFMMLTFLATWCFVGFLLALQWLIDSDDNSNTTILTPRWSTIAKWMLWIWFGLDGTGFDEAGNFHSVFGPALMVGFAFLGNTLFLTLTIAVLTNTFSRIIADAAGEVAFRRTVLTFEGVKSDAIFAYPPPTNIIALVLLLPLKLLVSPATFHTVNVSLVRALNAPALLLISLYERRRSWSGGVLGRRRRGKNPFLNWHFTGFSPYDNVQAVFKTSVPDEVGDAIERLDPLEKAPRTPIEPVAVDADMRFRR; translated from the exons ATGACAGTCATTCGCCGACGCCAACGCAACCAAGACACCTTCCCAAAGCATCCAACCCGCAACAGCTGCACGACAGGAATCTACAGCCCTACCCCGGCGAGAATCGCGTTCCCTGTCGCGCCCGTCGCCGTTGGCTCGAAAAGGATGGAGTCCAGCAGCAAAGGGCTTTTGGCGCCGGACGCACATGcgcacgacgacgatgacatgTCCGAGACGGAGGCTTGCATCGATCGGAGAAATCGGCACCCGATTCCAGCCCTGGCACCTTCATCCTTGCCCGTGTACATGACCATTCACCG AGTGAGGAGATTAGTAGCCGCCGCTGTTG ATGAACCGTATTCGCTTGAACAACTCAAAGACCATAGGGTAAACAAGGAAATTGTCCGCCCTCTTGTCGATCGTCTTTATACACCAAGCGACATCTCCGTAGTCTACTGCCTGCTGGCCAACCGTGTCCAGTTTCTTCGTGAACAGTCCAGCACAGTTCACCAGACCGTCACCATAGCTCGTGCCACCCTCTGCGAGCTTGCCGCCAccctcatcctccgccgTCTGCACGAGGAGCACACCAGCGAGGATGGCTTGCTACTCCTCTCTCATGTCCTCGTCGAGGGCTTCGATCCCTTCCAAGGGGCCCCAGACTCCATCCAGCACGACACGGCTGCTCGTCAGTGGCGACTGCAGGAGCGTGAGGGTCACGAACGGAAGCTGACGGCCCTGGAGTTGGCCATCATCTCGGAAAGCAAAACTTTTATCAGCTCGCCCGCCTGTCAGCGTGTCGTTAATGCCGTGTACGAGGGCCAGGTCATATATACGCCGCTGTCGGTCATGGACATCTTGCCAGATCATTACCGTCACCACCCAATCTCGCTGTACGACCCGCGCAAGGCTCCGATATTAAACCACTACCGCCTCATCGTCCCTCGCTGGCGCAACGCTGTCGAGATGTGTCAGTTTCTGATACTGCTGGGCCTATATGTCCTCACCATGGTGTATCGAAACGACGAGGGCACTGAATTGTTTGAGCTCATGTTCAGCATTTATACAGCCGGCTGGGTGTTGTCCGAGTTGGCGGCCATTGCTGAGCACGGATGGGAGGTCCACTCACAATCGCTGTGGTCTTTTCTGGATCTGACCTTTATCTTCATCTATGGCGCCTACGTGGTCGCCCGCATCTTTGACATATTCGCGGGCCGTTTTCCTCTTGGCCAGGGCCTGCATATCCTCTGCGTCGCCGCGCCGGTGCTCCTGACCAGACTGGCCTTTACGCTGCTGCCAAACAACATCGTCTTCATCAGCGTACGCGCCGCCATGAGCGACTTTATGATGCTCACCTTCCTGGCCACGTGGTGCTTCGTCGGCTTCTTGTTGGCGCTGCAGTGGCTGATTGACAGCGACGACAACTCCAACACGACGATCCTGACGCCGCGCTGGTCCACGATTGCCAAATGGATGCTCTGGATCTGGTTCGGTCTGGACGGAACCGGATTCGACGAGGCCGGCAATTTCCACTCGGTCTTTGGCCCCGCGCTCATGGTCGgctttgcctttttgggCAACACGCTCTTTCTGACCCTCACCATCGCAGTGCTGACCAACACCTTTTCGCGCATCATCGCCGACGCGGCCGGCGAGGTCGCCTTCCGCCGGACGGTGCTGACGTTCGAGGGCGTCAAAAGCGACGCCATCTTTGCCTACCCGCCGCCGACCAACATCATTGCCctcgtgctgctgctgccgcttaAGCTGCTCGTGTCCCCGGCCACGTTCCACACCGTCAACGTCTCCCTCGTCCGCGCCctcaacgcgcccgcgctgcTGCTCATCAGCCTGTACGAGCGCCGGCGTTCATGGAGCGGAGGGGTGCtgggccgccgtcgccgcggCAAGAACCCCTTTCTGAACTGGCATTTCACCGGCTTTTCGCCCTACGACAACGTCCAGGCGGTGTTCAAGACGTCGGTGCCGGACGAGGTGGGCGACGCCATTGAGAGGCTGGATCCGTTGGAAAAGGCCCCTCGGACGCCGATCGAGCCGGTCGCGGTAGATGCTGATATGAGGTTCCGCCGATAA
- a CDS encoding phytanoyl-CoA dioxygenase: protein MAFAHQLGAARLLLRQHRFGLAQSSCRRTMATLSQKLSNEPAVIKPSAAEIKNKTLSSRNLEMAVRHLHADGLVVVEDAVPHADLDALNAKMVPDARYLQSLGEDGPFNYNQGNLQQDPPPVAEYFFPSIFTNKIATQITSSILGPRPKWTFCSANSAMPPSSPDSPPQRQPVHSDADFDHPHHPFALVVNVPLVTMTPHNGSTELWLGTHHLSDLSAQEGAHGERASGRIRQRLLDARRSTRGPCQPVVKKGSVVVRDLRLWHAGMPNLSRDEVRVMLAFIHFAPWYRNPMRLRLGEDVKARIEDVAAELDVPVDWVGREEVLGEYLRRGFGNSYDFGQEA from the exons ATGGCATTCGCACACCAACTTGGAGCTGCGCGACTTCTGCTCCGCCAACACCGCTTCGGCCTCGCCCAATCCAGCTGCCGCCGCACCATGGCGACACTTTCTCAGAAACTCAGCAACGAGCCCGCCGTGATCAAGCcatcggcggcagagatCAAGAACAAGACCCTCTCATCACGCAACCTCGAAATGGCCGTCCGTCACCTGCACGCCGACGGCCTCGTCGTGGTCGAGGACGCCGTGCCGCATGCAGACCTCGATGCTCTGAACGCAAAGATGGTCCCCGACGCCCGGTATCTGCAGTCGCTCGGCGAAGACGGGCCCTTCAACTACAACCAAGGCAATCTGCAACAGGACCCGCCGCCGGTGGCCGAGTATTTTTTTCCCAGCATCTTTACCA ACAAGATCGCGACGCAGATAACCTCGTCCATCCTCGGCCCCCGCCCGAAATGGACCTTTTGCTCCGCCAACTCCGCCATGCCGCCTTCGTCCCCCGACTCTCCCCCGCAGCGCCAGCCCGTGCACTCGGACGCCGACTTTGACCACCCGCACCACCCCTTTGCGCTGGTCGTCAACGTGCCGCTCGTCACCATGACGCCGCACAACGGCTCGACGGAGCTGTGGCTCGGCACGCACCACCTCTCGGACCTGTCGGCGCAGGAGGGCGCGCACGGCGAGCGGGCCAGCGGCCGCATCAGGCAGCGCCTCCTGGACGCACGCCGGAGCACAAGAGGCCCCTGCCAGCCCGTCGTCAAGAAGGGCAGCGTCGTGGTCAGGGACCTGAGGCTCTGGCACGCGGGCATGCCGAACCTGAGCCGGGACGAGGTCCGGGTCATGCTGGCGTTTATACACTTTGCGCCGTGGTATCGCAACCCCATGAGGTTGAGGCTCGGGGAGGACGTCAAGGCCAGGATCGAGGACGTCGCGGCCGAGCTGGATGTTCCGGTGGACTGGGTGGGGAGGGAGGAGGTGCTGGGTGAGTATCTGCGGCGCGGGTTTGGGAATAGCTATGATTTTGGGCAGGAGGCGTGA
- a CDS encoding high affinity copper transporter: protein MSHHSSGGGGDMSTCKITMMFNTHTIDACFLTPEWHITNNGMFAATCIGVMLLVVLLEFTRRLGKEYDEFLARQFQRQAAAVGSARQMARDRDPEGRVPNPCAPPPPPIPSEYVTFRATALQQLVRAVLHALTFGLAYIVMLIAMYYNVILLVMIVLGAGIGKFFCDWMTRTLLVDGVPGVETSAPGAAKEGANVKGVEEPSVCCG, encoded by the exons ATGTCGCACCatagcagcggcggcgggggtGACATGTCGACATGCAAGATCACG ATGATGTTCAACACCCACACCATCGACGCCTGCTTCCTCACCCCGGAGTGGCACATCACCAACAACGGCATGTTCGCGGCGACGTGCATCGGGGTcatgctgctggtggtgctgctCGAGTTCACGCGGCGGCTGGGCAAGGAGTACGACGAGTTCCTGGCGCGGCAGTTCCAGCGGCAAGCGGCGGCCGTGGGCTCGGCGCGCCAGATGGCCCGCGACCGGGACCCCGAGGGCCGCGTGCCGAACCCctgcgcgccgccgccgccgccgatcccgAGCGAGTACGTGACGTTCCGCGCCACGGCgctgcagcagctcgtcCGCGCCGTGCTGCACGCCCTGACCTTTGGCCTCGCCTACATCGTCATGCTGATCGCCATGTACTACAACGTCATCCTGCTGGTCATGATCGTCCTCGGCGCCGGCATCGGCAAGTTCTTTTGCGACTGGATGACCAGGACCCTCCTCGTCGATGGCGTCCCGGGCGTCGAGACCAGTGCGCCTGGCGCCGCCAAGGAAGGCGCCAACGTCAAGGGCGTTGAAGAGCCGAGCGTCTGCTGCGGGTGA
- a CDS encoding ferric reductase, with protein MTSQKSSALSARHIQDFTNATNVVSYWGYADRIVPCANDPGSCAYLDLVYESHSTGMLYTGIMWALILGILLVWAFMRKVFPSAPAPVDVASSRVEDGQAPAKSAVTRLRNAIASSSRRWLLPESMRWLFGHVTRLQLAVLGIVIIYLTIFSFAGIYYASWVTPVKNMPGVYNFRSSLGPWSNRVGVFAYALTPMSVMLASRESILSILTGVPYQSFMFMHRWLGYIMFAQSVLHTIGWCIIEIRLYQPQPKVGIEWITQTYMIWGLVAMILLTILVLLSTKWAIRAFGYEFFRKAHYVLAMVYIGGAIAHWEGLMCFLVPGILLWFVDRAARLVRTGLLHYNYLEDGTLGFGSAKASVQMFEDAEGDGDVVRLDFDHPHQAWAIGQHFFLTFPELSIWQSHPMTPLAPPVMPGAAGGKTGSRHSYVMRAKAGETKKLALLAAQKLAAGGAGAESTTAEKTAASSGSSQNNNESSKTPTPTVSVILTGPYGQSIMHSLRSDANVLCVAGGTGITFVLPPLLEIVRSAPVPGRKMELVWAVRHARDMAWVAPELAELRAASATHNLHIDVYVTRDAKTRSGKVAGGKDESAARNDVATVSGSSAGSISSGEEVEEEANVAVHRSGHVENPQVRRPKMDAIVAGFVGGVAAGSTTVYASGPLEMVGDLRVAVARQNDSGKVWRGEERFDVRLVSDDRIEW; from the coding sequence ATGACTTCCCAAAAGTCGTCGGCGCTGTCGGCGCGACACATTCAGGATTTCACCAACGCCACCAATGTCGTCAGCTACTGGGGCTACGCAGACCGCATCGTGCCCTGCGCCAACGACCCGGGCAGCTGCGCGTACCTCGACCTCGTCTACGAGAGCCACTCCACCGGCATGCTGTACACGGGCATCATGTGGGCTCTGATCCTCGGCATCCTGTTGGTATGGGCCTTTATGCGCAAGGTGTTTCCCTCGGCGCCGGCCCCGGTCGACGTTGCTTCTTCGAGGGTCGAGGACGGGCAAGCGCCGGCGAAATCTGCCGTCACCAGGCTGCGCAACGCGATCGCTTCTTCGTCGAGGCGCTGGCTCCTGCCAGAGTCGATGAGGTGGTTGTTTGGCCACGTCACCCGCCTGCAGCTGGCCGTCCTGGGCATTGTCATCATCTACCTGACCATCTTCAGCTTTGCCGGCATCTACTACGCCTCGTGGGTCACGCCCGTCAAGAACATGCCGGGCGTCTACAACTTCCGATCCAGTCTCGGCCCCTGGTCCAACCGCGTGGGTGTCTTCGCCTATGCCCTGACGCCCATGTCCGTCATGCTGGCCAGCCGCGAATCTATCCTCTCCATCTTGACCGGCGTGCCGTACCAATCCTTCATGTTTATGCACCGCTGGCTGGGCTACATCATGTTTGCCCAGTCCGTCCTGCACACCATCGGCTGGTGTATCATCGAGATCCGCCTCTACCAGCCCCAACCCAAGGTCGGCATCGAGTGGATCACCCAGACCTACATGATCTGGGGCCTGGTCGCCATGATCCTCCTGACCATCCTGGTCCTCCTGAGCACCAAGTGGGCCATCCGCGCCTTTGGCTACGAGTTCTTCCGCAAGGCCCACTACGTCCTCGCCATGGTCTACATCGGCGGCGCCATCGCCCACTGGGAGGGGCTCATGTGCTTCCTGGTCCCCGGCATCCTGCTCTGGTTCGTCGACCGGGCCGCGCGTCTCGTGCGCACCGGCCTGCTGCACTACAACTACCTCGAGGACGGCACGCTCGGCTTCGGTTCCGCCAAGGCCTCTGTGCAAATGTTTGAGGACGCCgagggcgacggcgacgtcgTCCGCCTCGACTTTGACCACCCGCACCAGGCCTGGGCCATCGGCCAGCACTTCTTCCTCACCTTCCCCGAGCTCAGCATCTGGCAGAGCCACCCCATGACCCCGCTCGCACCCCCCGTCATGCCgggcgccgccggcggcaagaCCGGATCCAGGCACTCGTACGTCATGCGCGCCAAGGCCGGCGAGACCAAGAAGCTGGCCCTCCTAGCGGCACAGAAGCTCGCCGCCGGTGGTGCAGGAGCAGAGTCGACAACCGCCGAAAAGACTGCcgccagcagcggcagcagccaaAACAACAACGAGAGCAGTAAAACCCCAACGCCGACCGTCTCGGTCATCCTGACCGGCCCCTACGGCCAATCCATCATGCACAGCCTGCGGTCCGACGCCAACGTCCTCTGCGTGGCCGGCGGCACGGGCATCACGTTtgtgctgccgccgctgctggagATTGTGCGCAGCGCCCCCGTCCCCGGGCGCAAGATGGAGCTGGTCTGGGCGGTCCGGCACGCGCGCGACATGGCGTGGGTGGCGCccgagctggccgagctgcgcgccgccagcgcgacgcACAACCTGCACATCGACGTCTACGTGACGCGCGACGCCAAGACGCGGTCCGGCAAGGTCGCGGGCGGCAAGGACGagtcggcggcgaggaacgaCGTCGCGACCGTGTCGGGCTCGTCGGCGGGCTCCATCTCCTCGGGCGAGGAggtcgaggaggaggccaaCGTGGCGGTGCACCGGTCCGGCCACGTCGAGAACCCCCAGGTGCGTAGGCCAAAGATGGACGCCATCGTCGCTGGGttcgtcggcggcgtcgcgGCCGGCTCGACGACCGTGTACGCCAGCGGACCGCTCGAGATGGTGGGTGATTTGCGCGTTGCGGTCGCCAGGCAAAACGACAGCGGCAAGGTGTGGCGGGGCGAGGAGAGGTTTGACGTGCGGCTGGTGAGCGATGACCGTATTGAATGGTAA